GCAGGTCCTCCAGGGTCACCCGGTGCAGGGTGTTGCGGCGGATCGACAGCGAGGGCCGTTTCGCCACCGCCATCACGGCGAACAGGCGTTGCCCGCCGGGCAGCCGCAGCGACAGGCCCGGCGAACCGCGGTCGAATCGGCGCTCCTCCTGCCCGCTGCGCGCCGCCGCAACCCGCACCAGGTCGACCAGGTCGTCGTCGGAGGCGGCCACCGGCGGCACTCGCTGCACCCGCCCGTCAGTGGTGCGGATCCACACGTTGTCGCAGCCGTTGGCGAAGATGTCCTCCACCCGCGGGTCGTCGATCAACCTCTGCAAGCCGCCCAGCCCGGTGAAGGTGTCCCGCAACGCCCGCGCCAAGGCCGCCTCGGCCTGCGGAGTGAGCGGGACACGGCCAGCGGAGATGTCCTCGCGGGCGTGGACGACGAGTTCCTCCGCGATGTATCCCGCGATCACCGCGTGCCGCTCGCCGTCGGGAAGTTGCGCGCCGTGCGCGGCAAGGCGGTCACTGACCCGGGCCCGCAGCCGCGCCACCACCTCCGGCGGCGCCGCCGTCGTGCCGCCGTTCAGGGTCGGGGCAGTCACCGCACGACCTCCAACGCCGCACCGGCGGGCCGCCCGCCGGCCGCGAGAGACGCGGCGAGGGCGCGCAAAGCTTGGGCGAGGCGGGTACGTGTCCACGCCCGCCCCGTCATCCGCCCGGCGAGGACGCCCGCACCCCACCGGTCGGTGGGCAGCTGCGCCCACACCGGGACACCGAGGCGCCCGCTGATCTCCGCCGGGGTGTAGGCGGACCGGCCGCAGACCGCCAGCCCGACACCACCCGACCTTGCCGCGGCGCGCAGCGCCGGCAGGCGGGTGTCCAGATGGTCCAGGTACTCCGTCGACCCTGAGGTGACCAGCACGACCGCGTCGGCGGAGCGCAGCAGGCCCCACGCGGGGCTGTTGGCGTAGAGGCGGCCCACATCGGCGACCACCGCTGGCGCCAGCCCCGCGACCGCGTCGGCCTGGCCGGCGAGGACCGACACCGCCCCCGCGGCGGTCTCGGCCGCACCCGGCCCGACGAGGACGTGCAAGCCCAACGGCACCTGCTGCACGTACGGCACCGCCCCACCGGCGTGCCCACCGTGCCGGGCCGCCGCCGCCAGGGACGCCAGGCCCGGCTCCTGCGCCAGCCCAAACCTCGCCGCGACCACCCCACCACCGGGATCGGCCTCCACCAGCAACGCCGGGCGCTCCGGCCACAACGCCGCCATCCCCAACGCGGCCGTCGACGCACCCGGCGCGCCGGACACCGACGCCACCACCACCAACATCTCCCGCACCTCCTCACGTCTCACTGGGACGAGCCGAGCTGCACCAGCGACACGTCCCCCGGAGCCGCCGCGACCGCTTCCGCCGCATCCGCGGCGAGCAGCACCGTCACCAACTGCGTGCCCACCTGGTCCGCGCCCGCCGCCACGGACACGACCGTGGCCACCGCCCGACGCACACCGCTGTTCTGCTGCGGCGCCTGCTGCCCACCCCCCGCAGGCGGGGCGACCAGCACCACCACCCGCGACCCGGCGGTCAGGCTCGTCGGGGCCCGGCCCGGCTTGACCGGCACCGCGATCACCGCCTGCCCCGCCGCAGGCCACGCCGCCGGCCCGACCTGCCCCGACACCAGCAGGCTCCCTGCCGCCAGCGGCACCGCCGCCGAACGGCCAACGATCCCGCCGCGCCGCTCGGCCGGGACCAGGTCCAGGCCGGACGGGTTCGCCACCCGCACCACCCGCACATCCGCGTCGGCGATGACCTGACCCGCCGCCACGTTCCGCGCGACGGCGAGGAACTGCTCATCGGCGTGCCGGCGCAGGTCCACCTGCCAAAACGTCACCACCGTCGCCAAGACCAGCACCATGCCGGCGACCACACGCCGGCCGCTGCGCCGCCCCACCCGCCGCATACCGGTGGACACCGGCGGCAGATCTGCAGCGGCGATGCTCCCCGGCCGGGGACGGTCCGTCGTGACGCTCACCGGACACCTCCGACGATCGCCTGGGACTCCGCCACCCGCACAGACACCGTCGAGGTCGTCGTGAGCGGAGCGAGAGTGCCCCCACTACCGGCACCAGACCAGGTGACCGACCACGTCACCGTCGCCCGCAGCCGGAACGCCGCCCCCACTGCGACAGCGGACGAGGAGGTGTAGGTATGCCCGCACGGCGACGACGCCCGCGGGTCCGTGCCCGGCTTCCACGGCTTGCCCGGACCAGTGCACGTCAGGTCGTCGCTGCCGTCGCCGAAGGACCACACCACCTGCGTCGGCGTCGCGGTCGCGGTCACCGACACCCCAGGCACCGACGCGGTCGCCGACCGAGCCCCCCACGTCACCGGGTCCACCCACAGCCACACCGGCACCTGCACCAGCACGAACGGCGCGGTGGTGGGATTCGTGTGAATCTGCGGCGAGGGCAGGCGCAGCCGAGACCGCGCCGTCTGCGCCAACGCCGTCAGATTCACCGTCGGCGCCTGGTCCAGCCACACCGGCACCTCCTGCGACCCGAGCCCGTTGGCTACGCAAGTCCGCGAATACCAACCGCCCTCTGGGCCCTTGCCCGGCGGAGGCGGGAGACCCACGTCGACCGGCGCCCAGTAGCAGCCGTCGCCACCGCCGCCGCCCGAGCCGTCGTCACCGGACCCGCCGCCTTGGTTGCCGCCGGTGGAGCCGCCAGACCCGCCGGGGGTGCCGGCGCTGATCTCGCATTCGGGAGCTGACGGGTTCTGGGTGCAGCTGACCCCGCCGATGCCACCGTCAGCACGTGCTTCCAGGCTTCCAGTCATCAGTACGATCGCTGCCGCGCCCGCGGCGATCAGGCATCGAGCGGTGCGACGCATCAGCACGACCCCACGTCCTGGACGCCGAAGCTGGTGACCTTCCAGCCGCCGGCCTCGAGGTCCGTGACCGTTGCCCGCGCGCTCCGCCGGCCCCCGGGCACGTCGTTGATCGGCTTGCCCGCCAGGTTGTAGACCAGGAAGGCGCTGTCGTCGATGCAGTCGGTGACGGTCACCGTCGCAGGTGAGGCGTTGAGCGCGACGTCGGTGGCCTGAGGGTCTAGGACGTACTTGCCCTTGAGTACCTGCTTTTTGCTCCGGTAGGTGGCCAGCCCGTTTCGCAACGTCTTCAGCGCGCCGTCGCTGGCGAACCTGCTGAGGTCGGGCTCGTCGGGGTTGGCGGTAAGACCGGCCTTCGCGTACGCGGCCCACATACCGCGGTACGCATCCATCGCTGCGCCTTCGGCGGCGCCGCGCGGATCCTGGCTGGGCGCGGGAACAGTGACGGAGGTGGTGGGAGAAGTTTCTTGCCCGGTGTTCCCGGCGTCGCACGCTCCGGTGCCGACCACCAGGCACAGGCCGATCGCCGAGCCCGCCACGCGAGAGCGGCGGCCTCGCGATCGAACGGTGGAAGTTCGCTGTCTGTTACGGCTCGTCATCTGCCGGCCTGCCTCCTGACGGTTCCTGGCCACAGCGACGCGGGGCCGTCCCGCTGTCGTGGAAGTTGCACGCACGGATGCCTGAACTCACCTCTACACCCGGCCCCCACGGTTACCGCAACGTGCTTACCTTCCGGTGATTACCGTCAGGTGCTCACCTCGAGGCCACCGATAATGCGAGTCTTTCGACGCAATCCGACCAGCCGGTGTCGGATTCGCGACACTATGCCCGCAGGGATTGAAGGCCCTAGAATCCTCGGAAAATGTCAAGGGAGAGCGCCCACCATGAGCCGCATCGCCGAGGGCCCTCAGCCCGCCGACCTCGCCGAGGAGCTCGCCCGCCGATCCACCGCCATCGCAACTCTGGTGACTATGCGTGATCGCGCGGCTGTCACGATCGGGGATCTCGGTGGCGTGGACGAGGCGTCCCGCGAGGCGCTGCGGGCCGACCTGTGCTGGCTCGCGGCGACTGGACTCCTGCGGCGGGAACCGCACGGCAGTTGGGACGTGATCGCCGCCACAGGTGCCTACCGCTTGTCCAACATGGGGCGCGCGCTGGCCGATGCCCTGAATGCGCTGGCCGAGGGCTGCCGCCACCGGACCAGCGCGCCAGCTATCCAACGACGTGACTCGATACCGCGATGATCTCCGCTTGACTCAACGTGAATTCTTTGTTCACGTAGAGCAGTCGATCACCTAGACTCGTCCTCTGGCCGACCTTGACGGGGAGGGGAGGCGGATGGACGACGACCTTCACGCCGTGCACGACGCGATCAAACTGTGCGCCCAGCGGTGGACCCTGGAGATCCTCACGGCACTCGGCCAACGGCCGATGCGATTCTCAGAGCTGCTGCGCGAGATCCACCCGGCGCCGAGTTCGAAATCGCTCAACGACGCCCTGCGCCGCCTGCGCGACAGTGGCTTGGTGCACCACACCGACGACGTGGGCGCCGGTACCTACACCCTGACCGCCGCCGGCACCCACCTGCTGCCGCTGCTCTCATCGTTCATGCGCGAGATGCGGCGCTGGTCAGACACCTATCGCGACGGCTACGCGCAGCCGACCGGCGCGGACGCCGGGCCGGCGTAGGCCCGTCGCGCACCACGACGACGGCAGCTGATGAACCCCTCGGCGCTGGGGCTGGCGCTCTGCTGCGGCGCCCTTGCCGGCTTGGCGTTGCCACACGCCTACACCCGGCTGGTGGCCAACCCCCCAGCGAGCGCGGGGACGCCACCGTCCCGTGCGGTCGGAGACGGCACCGCGGCACCCCGCGGTGTCTCGGTCAGAGGTTCCCTGATGCTGGTGGCCGCCTCGGAGCTGTGTGGCATCGGGCTGGCTGTCGCCTCCGCGGGCCTAGCCTGGCTGCTGCGCGACGCCTCCGGCGGCCTGCCGCTACTGGCGGTCTGGCTCGTGGTGATGCACACCGGCGTGCTGCTCGCCGCCGTCGACGTCGCGGTCCGCAGGCTGCCCACGCCCGCGATCGGTGCCGCCGCCCTGGCCGTCGGCGTCGTGCTGGCCGGCCGAGCGGCGGCCACGGGCCAGGCCCGAACGCTGGCCGCCGCGGCGCTCGCCGCGGCGGCGCTCGGCAGTCTGTACCTGGCCTTGGTCCTCGTCGCGGGAAGCGGAATGGGGATGGGTGACGTGCGGCTGGCCGCGCTGCTCGGCGCGGCGCTGGGCGCCACCGGCTGGCCCACGGTGTTGCTCGGCGGCCTGCTGCCCTTCGTGCTCGCCGTTCCCGAAGCGCTGGCGCACCTAGCGCTGCGCCGCGCGCCCAGCCTCGCCTTCGGCCCGTATCTGGTCACCGGGGCGCTCGTGGCGGCCGTAGCCGGCAGCTGATCACTTGCCGAGAACGGCGTGTGTTGCGCGTGCCCCACGGCTACGTCCTGTCCAGATTTTCGGGGCGCAACCAGCGCGGGGAGCGGAACTCGGGACGTCAGGTACGGGGACCATCAACCACTCGCCCGTCGGCGCACTTAGCTGCGCGGCTTCTCCAGGTCAGTCGCCGGCCGTGGCCAGCGGACCGTCGATAGGGATGATCGCGGCGCGAGCCGCGCCGGTGTGTAACGCACTCAAGAGCCATACCCGATCCGAGTTGCTCTGGGGCCTAGTGAAGTACACCAGTGTGGCGTCGTGCAGTAGCGACTCATCAGCGTCCAGGCCGTTGCGGGTGGCGACGATGACGGAAGGTGGGCGGTCGCCACCCGCGACCGCCTTACCTTTCCGTGGCTCGTGCAACGTCAACTGCTCGGTGCGGACGCCGTGGGCGGCGAGGTGGTCCCGTACGTACTCGACCTCGGCGCGTAAGGGTCCGGTTACCACTATGACCGGGCCGGACCGGTGCCTTTGCAGGACCGTTTCTGTCATTGCCTCCAGCCGGGGGTCTGGGCCGAGGGCTTCGAGGGAGTCCACGAGGTTCCACGCCATATCGATGTCGTTCATGTCGCCGTGGCTCGTCCCATGTGTACTGATGAGTCGCATTAGTGCTGAGTGCACAGCGGGGCGACTGCGGGTGCTGTTGCGCTTGTCCAGCAGCCTCGCTGCCTGTTCGAAGAGCGAGCGCTCGGCGGGGCTGAGCGACACCGGGTACGTCTCGGGATCGGGGTGCCGGTCACCGCTCATGGTGATGGCCTCGTCCAAGGTGAGCTCAACTAGCGTGGGGTGGTGGAGCCATGTGGGCAGACCCTGGCCCGGTTCTTGGTCAACCACGATGGTCTGGCGAGCCTGCTCGACGATGTCGAGAACGGCGGGCGTGGTTGAACTGTCCGGTCGAGGACCAGCGTCGAGAACAGCCAGGGCCAGGGGTAGCGATTTCAACGCGATCCGCACGGGACCGCGGCGGATGTCTAGCACGGTGGTGAGGAAGATGCCCCGATGAGGCTCTGCCGGCAGTCGGTTAGCGAGTTCCAGGGCGAGGTCAGGCTTCAGGAGGCGTACCGGCGCGGCATTGCGACTCTCGAGAACAAAGGCCCACTGCTCGAGCAGCGCACGACGCGACGACACGACCACGACGAAACCGGAAGCTGCGCTGCGCGCGGCGAATTCCGCCACTGTCGTCGTGATACCGGAGCCGACAGGGGCACGCAGCACGATGTGTCGCGCATCGCGGACACGGTCCAACCGCTCCGCAAGTAGGGCTTGGGCTGAAGCGCGAGCAGTCATTGCAACATCCTGACCCTGCGCTGCAGCCACACGCGGGCATTCATGACCAGGTCAACCTCGTCGGGTGTCACTGCATCGCGAAAATGGAAGACCTTGTTGCGGACGTCGCGCACGGGTTCAAGCATGGAAAAGACCAGCTCGCGGCTGCTACCGAATGTTCGGCTAAAGACCCTGCCGAAACGCTCCGGGCCATTGATCACCGAAATCAACTCGCCGAAGGTCAGGTCCTCCAGCCGTTCGGCCGGGGTGCCCTCCACGCCTGCCGGTCGGGCCGCAGCGACGAGTGCACTGAGCTCGTCCTCGGTGGCGCATGCTCGTCGGGCCAGGTAGCGCGTCGCCAGCTCGACGTCACGAACGATCATGAACTGCCTTGTCGCTGTCCACAGGTAGCTGCTGATGTCAGCGGTAGTGACAACGGCGAGCAGCCGCTCCTCATCACCCACCAACACCGCCCCCTTGTGGTGGATCGCCTCCAACGCGTCCTCGACCTCCGAGCCGGACCTGACGAACGTCAGGTCCTCAAGGAAATCGCCGACCGGATACGACAGGGGGTCGTCCTGGCGGCGCACGATCCCAAGATTCAGCGCGAGCGATCGGTAGCTGAACACACCCACCACCACATCGTTAGATGTCACCGGCAGCTGATCGAATCCGCAACGAGCCATCAGTGCGAGCGCCTTTGAGACCAGTGTAGTGACCTCAACAGTGGCAACCTCTTGGTCAGTCGGCACCACCTGGCCTACACGCAGGAAGTGATGCTGCGGCGTCATGCGGCTCAGCCGTGCCCCTCCCCTGATCTTCGCCTGCGCGTCGGAACCCGACGAGGCTATCGGCCGGCTACGTCCCTCAGCCAGCCGTCTAGGCCGACGAGACGTCCAGACTCGATGTGTCCCAGCGCCCGCCTGATGCCCTTACCGCGGGCAGGAACGGGTGCTCGATAGGCAGCATGGGGTCCAGCCGGGTTGACGTGGACGACGGCGGAGAACAACGGGCTGTTCTGGCGGCGAACTTCGCAAGCCGCAGCAAGCCTGGCAGGGTCGAACTCGTTGGTGATGAGCACATAGTCGAAGTCCTCACCAGCCTCCTCAAGCTCGGCATAGTCCCGGAAATCGCTGACGAACTGCTCTTCCCGGTCGCTTCTTACACTCCACTTGCAGGAAACGAGCGTCCGCCTCCCGGTGGCCCCCTGAACTAGCGCGAGATCCACCTGCCGCGGCTTGCTGTTGGCCCTTGGCCTGCGGAACCCCGGCACCTGGTGCAACAGCGGGCGGACATGAATGGTGTGGGTGCGGGCGATGGCCGGGATGCGGCTCAGGAGGGCACTCACAGTGTCCTCGAAACCTTCGCCGACCAGGTTCTTCCGCTTGTTCTCCAGGCCGACGTGGGCGTAGATCCTCTCCGCCAGTTCCCTGAGGGCGGCGGGTGACGGCCGCTGCGCGAGGAACGGGTCAAGCACCTCGGCGATGATCGACTCCAGCTCAGGGTCCTCACCCGGTTCGGGCAGCCCCATCCCTTCGTACGGCCGGCGCTGGCCAGAGACGGTATCCAGCAAGCGCGCACGATTCCGGGCGGCGACATGCGCCAGATCAGCGGTGGCGTGCCGAAAGAGGTAGTCGATGTGCTTGTCCAGCTCGCCCGGCGCGACCCCCAGGGCCTCCGCAGACCAGACATGGAAAGCAAGGCTGCGCGCGTACCAGGGGCGACCGGGCTGGCACTTGTCGCTCTCGTAGCAGTGGGCTAGGCCTGTGGTCCGGTCGATCCAGAGCAGCAGGCGGTAGACGTGTCGCCAGGCGTTCTCCGGGTTCACCGCCTCGGCGCTCGAGAAGTATCGTTTCAGGAGCCGGGCGCGGTTCTCCTCACCGAAGGCGCGGGCACTAGCTTCGCTCGTCGAGCCCCCGGGGGCACTACCCAGTCCCGGTATGGCCACCTGGTCTCCAACCACTCGCCGAGAGTACTAGGCATGCCCATCCTTCGGTGTCCCGCACCGCAGGCCGAGCTGTCCATGCGCATGCCGTGGCAGGTGGCGCACGTTGTGCAATAGTTGCTCAGCAGCCAATCCGGGACCGAGGCGTCTCGTCGCCCGTTGCGATCGGGTTGGATTCAGGAGACCTGGACAGAGTGTACGGAGCTATGCCAGACCACTTGTCGAAAGCGGGACGCTCACGTGTGATGGCCGCCATCCGTTCCAAGAACACCAAGCCCGAGCTCATGCTCCGGCAGGCATTGAGAGCCTCGGGCGTGACAGGCTACCGCATTCACCTCGCGACTCTCCCCGGAAAGCCGGACATCGCCTTTACGCGCTGGCGCTTGGCTGTATTCGTGGACGGTGTTTTCTGGCACGGGCACCCGGACCATTTCAAGCCGCAGCTGGCCAGTCCCTACTGGAGGGAGAAGATCGCACGGAACCAGGAAAGGGACGTCAAAAACGACGCCGCGCTGGCGGCCATTGGCTGGACGGTCTTAAGGGTCTGGGACACGCACGTCAAGGAAGACCTTGGTGATGTTACCCGGACGGTGACCGATGCACTTAGGGCGCTGGGTCGGCCTGACGTGCCGCGATGATGGCTAGCCGCTGGCCTCAGCAAGACCGACCAACGTCTCGATGGGCGGCGACTGCTGCGGCTGCCCGCCCTGCTCGCCCTGCTCGCGCCGAGCGATGATAAGGGTTCTCACCCGTTGTGCGATGGCCTCTGCCAGCAGCGGTGGCACGGCGTTGCCCACCTGCCGGTAACGAGAATGTGCCTGCCCTCCGTCGATGCGTCCAGGCAGGGCACCACGCCGCGGGTCGGTGCTGAAGACGAAGTGGTCAGGGAAAGACTGCAACCGCGCGAACTCCCTGACGCTGAGGGCGCGTGGCATCCGGTAGTGGTAAGCCGAGTCGGCCTTCGTGTTCAGCGTCCAGGCCCAGACTGCGGGGTGCAGGCGCCGATATGCATAGAAGTGGGCACGCCCGAGCTTGCCGCTGTCAGTACTAGGTCCCCACTTCTCGCCACTGATGTAGCGAGCAGTCAGGGCCTCAGTAAGATCACGATGATTGCCGCCGGCTGGGATCCCCTTTAGTCGCGTGACGGTGTCTGAATTGATTCTAGGAACGCTGACGTTCCATATCTTGCCCTCCAGCTGCTTCCGCATCAGGCGCTGGTATGCCGATTCAGCTTCCTTCATTTCGCCAATGGGCATCGCCTCCTCGCGTCGCCCCGCCTTGAGGTTCCGCAGGTCGGAAATCGCCTGGTCAGCCGAGACGACGGCGAGATTATCCGGGTCCTCCAGAGCCTTCAACAGTGCGGTTGCCCGCATTTCGTCTCGACGCGTCTCGAGAGCGTACTTGCCCTTCCCGTGGCGAACGAGGGCGAGATGGAGAGTCGCATGAGTACCCTCGAAAACCGGCGGCGTCTCACCAAGGTCGCTTCGTAAGCCTACGAATACCAGACGCTTGCGGGTCTGCGGAACGCCGAAGTCGGCGGCGTCGAGAAGGTTCGGCTGCACATTATAGGCGCCGCCAAGCTCGAGGTCTTCTTTCACTTGCTCCAGGACGCCCATCTGGGCCATACCCGGTACGTTCTCCATGACAAATGCGAGCGGCCGGATCTGCCCGACTGTTTTCACGAATTCCCGGTACAGCGAATTACGCGGGTCGTCGATAATCCTTGAATGGTTGCGAACTTGCGAGAAGGCTTGGCACGGCGGCCCACCCACAACCACGTTAACGCCCCGCCCCACCTCGATGATGCGTTCATGCACCTCAGGTAGCCGAATATCGCCACAAATGGCTTGGGCGTTCGGGAAGTTGAGGGCGAACGTGGCGCACGCGTCCGGGTCGATGTCGCTGGCACCCACGATTTCAAAGCCGGCCTGCTGGAACCCTTGGGACAGGCCGCCAGCCCCAGCGAAGAGGTCCAGCACGCGCGGCTGCTGCACGGACAGGAAGTCGACTTCAGCGCACGACGCCACGTCGGCTTCGAGTCCAGGCAATGGCAGTGCCAGTTGCGTGACCACGCAGCCCCCTTCAACCCGCCCCGTCACGCCGCGTACGCGCGGTGTTACCGCAGGGCCAATTCTGGTCCCGACCGCACCTAAGTCACGGCCGCCGCGCCGGATGACGCGCCCGCCATATTTGATCCTCTCCTACACCCGTTCGACAAGTCATCGCCCGGCTCGCCCACCAGTCCGTGGGAGCGATCACCCTTATGGCCACCGGCGCGCGCCCCTAACTGGCTCGTCCGCGCCGCTCCGGGCTGGATAGAACGCGTTCCCCTGTCACCGCCGGCGCGAGGATCTCTGCCGCCGGCTGCCAGCACGCCGCCCTCGTTCATGGCTGACAGGGGGAGCATGCGACGTGGTGGCCGGCCATGCTCTCGACGACCATTGGGCCTGCGTCGGCCCCTCCTGGTGATCGCCGTCCCGCGGCCTAAAAGTCGCTGGCCTCTGGGGCTCGCCACCGGGTGGCGACCGCATGGGCTCAGTCCGCCGCACCTACCAGCGCGAACGGCAGCGATGTCCATCGGAAGGCTCTGATACGCGTTGATGAGGTCGACGATGATGCCTCTGTCCCACGGAATGCTACTCGGGGCAGGTTGGTGCGACAGAGTGGTTCGTCGACTGGACAGGGTGGCCACGGGGGGAGCCGCCCTGCCCAGCGATGTCATCACGGTAGAACCGGCCGTCGACGCAGGGCA
This genomic interval from Micromonospora sp. CCTCC AA 2012012 contains the following:
- a CDS encoding CBS domain-containing protein — protein: MTPQHHFLRVGQVVPTDQEVATVEVTTLVSKALALMARCGFDQLPVTSNDVVVGVFSYRSLALNLGIVRRQDDPLSYPVGDFLEDLTFVRSGSEVEDALEAIHHKGAVLVGDEERLLAVVTTADISSYLWTATRQFMIVRDVELATRYLARRACATEDELSALVAAARPAGVEGTPAERLEDLTFGELISVINGPERFGRVFSRTFGSSRELVFSMLEPVRDVRNKVFHFRDAVTPDEVDLVMNARVWLQRRVRMLQ
- a CDS encoding winged helix-turn-helix transcriptional regulator is translated as MDDDLHAVHDAIKLCAQRWTLEILTALGQRPMRFSELLREIHPAPSSKSLNDALRRLRDSGLVHHTDDVGAGTYTLTAAGTHLLPLLSSFMREMRRWSDTYRDGYAQPTGADAGPA
- a CDS encoding MinD/ParA family ATP-binding protein; its protein translation is MLVVVASVSGAPGASTAALGMAALWPERPALLVEADPGGGVVAARFGLAQEPGLASLAAAARHGGHAGGAVPYVQQVPLGLHVLVGPGAAETAAGAVSVLAGQADAVAGLAPAVVADVGRLYANSPAWGLLRSADAVVLVTSGSTEYLDHLDTRLPALRAAARSGGVGLAVCGRSAYTPAEISGRLGVPVWAQLPTDRWGAGVLAGRMTGRAWTRTRLAQALRALAASLAAGGRPAGAALEVVR
- a CDS encoding SAF domain-containing protein; translation: MSVTTDRPRPGSIAAADLPPVSTGMRRVGRRSGRRVVAGMVLVLATVVTFWQVDLRRHADEQFLAVARNVAAGQVIADADVRVVRVANPSGLDLVPAERRGGIVGRSAAVPLAAGSLLVSGQVGPAAWPAAGQAVIAVPVKPGRAPTSLTAGSRVVVLVAPPAGGGQQAPQQNSGVRRAVATVVSVAAGADQVGTQLVTVLLAADAAEAVAAAPGDVSLVQLGSSQ
- a CDS encoding very short patch repair endonuclease; protein product: MPDHLSKAGRSRVMAAIRSKNTKPELMLRQALRASGVTGYRIHLATLPGKPDIAFTRWRLAVFVDGVFWHGHPDHFKPQLASPYWREKIARNQERDVKNDAALAAIGWTVLRVWDTHVKEDLGDVTRTVTDALRALGRPDVPR
- a CDS encoding DNA cytosine methyltransferase → MVTQLALPLPGLEADVASCAEVDFLSVQQPRVLDLFAGAGGLSQGFQQAGFEIVGASDIDPDACATFALNFPNAQAICGDIRLPEVHERIIEVGRGVNVVVGGPPCQAFSQVRNHSRIIDDPRNSLYREFVKTVGQIRPLAFVMENVPGMAQMGVLEQVKEDLELGGAYNVQPNLLDAADFGVPQTRKRLVFVGLRSDLGETPPVFEGTHATLHLALVRHGKGKYALETRRDEMRATALLKALEDPDNLAVVSADQAISDLRNLKAGRREEAMPIGEMKEAESAYQRLMRKQLEGKIWNVSVPRINSDTVTRLKGIPAGGNHRDLTEALTARYISGEKWGPSTDSGKLGRAHFYAYRRLHPAVWAWTLNTKADSAYHYRMPRALSVREFARLQSFPDHFVFSTDPRRGALPGRIDGGQAHSRYRQVGNAVPPLLAEAIAQRVRTLIIARREQGEQGGQPQQSPPIETLVGLAEASG
- a CDS encoding prepilin peptidase, which encodes MLVAASELCGIGLAVASAGLAWLLRDASGGLPLLAVWLVVMHTGVLLAAVDVAVRRLPTPAIGAAALAVGVVLAGRAAATGQARTLAAAALAAAALGSLYLALVLVAGSGMGMGDVRLAALLGAALGATGWPTVLLGGLLPFVLAVPEALAHLALRRAPSLAFGPYLVTGALVAAVAGS